In Antedon mediterranea chromosome 10, ecAntMedi1.1, whole genome shotgun sequence, one genomic interval encodes:
- the LOC140059884 gene encoding DNA polymerase alpha subunit B-like, protein MAYNVAKEDLIEEFDIFDVSVDNEDIIDKLQYICLLYRRKAEQIVEEWIAYSSTSSLTMSLEALDQLEEQLASKMRTSKGEMNDVKPIIYNADTIQEIMDTDVGDDLFTAYATPKDSKKRLQRTPDPVVNKRFSSVNRTPVIMSPSIMSPGSSTPSQKYSARQNNGQVLLWHGSVRNWKGSDPTTVLVKHYGETYNHLITNYKYMYQKFTDKAHVLDNIIEDIGQYLQESYSIESLSHVAMPIQESTTVIGRICCDSNGRLNSSSVLLEGSVDSSSGKRVQVNLSELKEFSLFPGQVVAMDGTNTTGNTFVASQIYKGKSLVLPSDTANSLLDHGPLHVAIAAGPFTTSDSDQYEPLDDLIKMIHQDTPDVCILLGPFIDSDQEFIVNMEQEYETFFQFLVDKLVMGTQNSKTQLVFVSSIKDAFHQFVFPTPPYSTDYLKKYAKEQQQYQRIHFVSDPCTLDINGIVFGITSTDILFHLGAEEISLCPPGTSDRLGRLVKHLLMQQTYYPLYPPPCGMPVDFEQFERYAKMSVTPNLLIVPSNLRYFIKEVDGCLCVNPGRLTKGQVGGTYCRLVVQPAENSQGKGVASRSAAQILRI, encoded by the exons atggcTTATAATGTTGCAAAAGAGGACCTAATTGAAGAATTCGATATCTTTGACGTGTCGGTAGATAATGAAGACATTATAGATAAAC TTCAATATATCTGCCTGCTGTACAGACGCAAGGCAGAGCAGATTGTAGAAGAATGGATTGCGTATTCATCCACATCATCACTGACAATGTCCCTTGAAGCCCTTGATCAACTTGAAGAACAG CTCGCAAGCAAGATGAGAACTTCTAAAGGAGAAATGAACGATGTGAAGCCTATAATTTATAATGCAGATACAATTCAAGAAAT CATGGACACTGATGTTGGGGATGATCTTTTCACAGCTTATGCAACACCTAAG GATTCTAAGAAGCGCTTACAGCGAACACCAGATCCAGTAGTGAACAAACGATTCTCATCTGTTAACAGAACACCTGTCATCATGTCTCCTTCAATAATGTCACCTGGCAg CTCGACACCATCTCAGAAGTATAGTGCTCGTCAGAATAACGGCCAAGTGTTGCTCTGGCATGGAAGTGTTCGTAACTGGAAAGGTTCAGATCCAACGACAGTTTTAGTGAAGCATTACGGAGAAACGTACAACCATTTAATCAccaattataaatatatgtatCAGAAATTTACAGACAAAGCACATG TCCTTGACAACATAATAGAAGATATTGGTCAATATTTACAAGAATCTTACAGTATAGAGAGCCTGTCTCATGTTGCCATGCCaattcag GAGTCCACAACTGTGATTGGTCGAATTTGTTGTGACAGTAACGGTCGTTTGAATTCATCATCTGTTCTTCTGGAAGGTTCTGTTGATTCTTCATCAGGAAAGCGTGTTCAAGTGAACTTATCTGAGTTAAAGGAATTCTCCTTATTTCCTGGACAAGTTGTAGCTATGGATGGAACTAACACAACTGGCAATACGTTTGTTGCATCCCAAATATACAAA GGAAAGAGTTTGGTATTGCCGAGTGACACCGCAAATTCATTACTTGACCACGGACCATTACATGTTGCAATTGCTGCTGGCCCATTCACTACGTCCGACAGTGACCAGTATGAACCCCTGGATGACCTCATAAAAATGATACACCAGGATACACCAGATGTTTGTATATTA CTTGGACCTTTTATTGATTCAGACCAAGAATTTATAGTA aACATGGAGcaagaatatgaaacatttttcCAGTTTTTAGTTGATAAACTTGTTATGGGCACGCAAAA CTCAAAAACACAGTTGGTATTTGTTTCCTCAATCAAAGATGCCTTTCATCAGTTTGTCTTCCCAACACCGCCATATTCTACAGACTATTTGAAGAAATATGCCAAAGAACAGCAGCAATATCAG agaaTACATTTTGTGTCCGATCCGTGCACGCTAGACATCAATGGAATCGTGTTTGGCATTACTTCTACTGATATTCTGTTTCATCTTGGAGCAGAGGAAATTTCTCTctg CCCACCAGGTACCTCTGACAGGCTAGGCCGGCTTGTAAAGCACCTGTTGATGCAGCAAACCTACTACCCACTCTATCCACCTCCGTGTGGTATGCCGGTGGATTTTGAACAGTTTGAACGCTACGCAAAGATGTCAGTAACACCAAACCTACTGATCGTACCATCAAATCTTAGATACTTTATAAAG GAAGTTGATGGCTGTCTATGCGTCAACCCTGGACGTCTGACCAAGGGTCAAGTTGGTGGCACCTATTGCCGTCTTGTAGTCCAGCCAGCAGAGAATAGTCAAGGTAAAGGTGTGGCATCACGATCAGCAGCTCAAATTCTTCGTATATAG
- the LOC140060403 gene encoding uncharacterized protein: MDDCDLEKLSVKPGTLSPKFARNTTEYSVTVPSDVAQITISCLTSDSNASYQIIGSEGSKTLPLKEDDVTVLKIEVSAEDGTTKFYKINVKRLSAKDATLSSITLSIGQLTPDFSTTVTNYTSIVPCSLSMLSVKAKAPDKKTSVTVNGESSAESEVGLNVGDTTIEIKVTSIDGSNTQIYVINIIRKWLPAIVNFEDPPIAMKYECPVTLGPLYRPISIKESDPKHVFSEPIIELLTRTSKIDPLDETPLDGDWKLVEEKMDTELSAINVKCIYSYLGCTAKMEYSELGNHIKNCHLKPITGENDEIEKETCSSCSHKVTKSEMDWHNANLCTGKFTNREIKHSYKEHQWEKSLQEVVGGGNVDDLLQNAKTMIKNYRNSLPKPGQTVRDANIPIDHLHNATVSIACAIRKKPKDAELHFKLGLLMEEKYYAEDMYGLKKEEDVADDFGSLTLNAKETGKEEEIGRICQQRGVDPKAPLSRVLQAIDEEYKFLLESGQSGKADYVQGLYIWKSKQATKDGKAAQAAADQQNPLGQAFLKFQDALSLDQNNALYNVHVGRLLLMQDKPDEAIKRLELAVGLKPQFTIARFYLGLSIMEHKSDSGSRAKEAVTYLHEGLEKFLELSLANADNIGCGDPEFDLNSEDLWRATTVALFKGFLHLASIQDKLPKEKSMGAKQIFHCCSTLAARNLCNLSARANTYQSMEWILLDCHSNLLNLMLTNESSKTKWIAKRCQQLSAFIRCSTLPKNQELMNLQTKTCQTGVIIQPTNSQALCLLGNAQLAFYDNQPSSVESKTSLQQAQLSFRASIAQEGQPIAGGDIPKQLKDQEWWKLKEKEKEEKAAAVTAKTKPATRGGLASRGGVTKPVGRGRGATASKVTPTSGTKVTPVRGAAAANRGKPAPAKAALPNKSTAAKAATRGTVTKTTANRGGPAKGSATAISKQQATDKKEEPMPASTVPANTPLNRISYQPRLGLARVLAKENEDSEESHMLYNDIIIMAPQLHDAYIELADLLIKKDQMKAVDVYSRFPFPESSSFDDAYIHGEIVRILMKNQKFDDPRLEPHLIAWGRVMGIGCLEKYVEILESKFKNELLKNVYAGVNYKDVNDPDLQAFFKFKMWL, from the exons ATGGATGACTGTGATCTTGAAAAACTGTCTGTAAAACCCGGAACGTTGAGTCCAAAGTTTGCAAGAAACACAACTGAATATAGCGTGACTGTACCCAGTGATGTTGCACAAATTACTATAAGTTGCTTAACCAGCGACAGTAATGCAAGCTATCAAATCATT GGAAGTGAAGGCAGCAAGACATTACCATTGAAAGAAGATGATGTCACCGTACTCAAAATAGAAGTGTCAGCTGAAGATGGAACCACTAAATTCTACAAGATCAATGTTAAGAGGCTTTCAGCAAAAGATGCTACTCTTAGCAGCATTACACTATCTATTGGACAGCTCACACCAGATTTCAGTACCACAGTAACTAACTATACAA GCATTGTTCCATGCAGTCTGAGCATGCTCAGTGTAAAGGCAAAAGCACCCGACAAAAAGACGTCGGTAACTGTGAATGGGGAATCGTCGGCGGAATCAGAAGTTGGCCTAAATGTTGGTGATACAACCATTGAAATAAAAGTCACCTCAATAGATGGGTCAAATACCCag ATCTATGTCATCAATATTATCAGGAAGTGGCTCCCAGCTATTGTCAACTTTGAAGACCCACCTATTGCTATGAAGTATGAATGCCCTGTGACCTTAGGCCCATTGTATAGACCAATCAGTATCAAAGAATCTGACCCTAAGCATGTATTCAGTGAACCAATCATTGAACTCCTTACACGGACATCCAAGATTGATCCATTAGATGAAACACCATTGGACGGCGATTGGAAATTAGTTGAAGAAAAAATGGACACGGAATTGTCAGCAATAAATGTGAAGtgtatatattcatatttag GTTGTACAGCAAAGATGGAGTATTCTGAACTAGGAAATCATATCAAGAATTGTCATCTGAAACCAATAACTGGGGAAAATGATGAG ATAGAAAAAGAGACATGTAGTAGCTGTAGTCATAAAGTAACCAAAAGTGAGATGGATTGGCACAATGCCAATCTCTGTACTGGAAAATTCACCAATCGTGAAATCAAACATTCCTACAAG GAGCATCAATGGGAGAAGTCTTTACAAGAAGTAGTTGGCGGGGGCAATGTAGATGATCTCTTACAAAATGCTAAAACGATGATTAAAAACTACAGAAATAGCTTACCAAAACCAG GCCAAACAGTTCGTGATGCAAACATACCAATAGACCACCTTCATAACGCCACTGTTAGCATAGCCTGTGCAATTAGAAAAAAGCCTAAAGATGCCGAGCTTCACTTCaagctaggcctactcatgGAAGAAAAATACTATGCTGAAGACATGTACGGCCTGAAGAAAGAG gaaGATGTTGCTGATGATTTTGGAAGCTTAACTTTGAATGCGAAAGAGACAGGAAAGGAGGAAGAAATTGGAAGAATATGCCAGCAACGTGGAGTTGATCCTAAGGCTCCATTGTCTAGAGTTCTCCAAGCAATTGATGAAGAGTACAAATTCTTGCTGGAGTCGGGACAGTCAGGGAAAGCTGATTATGTTCAGGGCTTGTACATATGGAAATCAAAGCAAGCTACAAAG GATGGCAAGGCAGCACAAGCAGCAGCAGACCAACAGAACCCCTTAGGCCAAGCATTTTTGAAGTTCCAGGATGCTCTAAGCTTAGATCAGAACAATGCTTTATATAATGTCCATGTAGGACGTCTATTGCTTATGCAGGACAAACCAGATGAAGCCATTAAGAGGCTAGAGTTGGCTGTTGGATTGAAACCACAGTTTACTATTGCAAG ATTTTACTTAGGCTTATCAATTATGGAGCACAAGTCTGATTCTGGCTCAAGAGCTAAAGAGGCTGTTACATACCTCCATGAGGGCTTGGAAAAGTTCTTAGAATTGAGCCTAGCCAATGCAGATAACATTGGTTGTGG AGATCCTGAATTTGACCTAAACTCAGAGGATCTATGGAGGGCAACAACAGTGGCACTTTTCAAAGGTTTTCTCCACCTTGCTTCTATTCAGGATAAGTTGCCTAAGGAAAAGTCAATGGGAGCTAAACAGATATTTCACTG CTGTAGCACCTTAGCAGCTCGGAACCTCTGCAACCTGTCTGCTCGTGCAAACACCTATCAGTCAATGGAATGGATTCTACTTGACTGCCATTCTAACTTACTAAACTTGATGCTGACAAATGAATCAAGTAAAACCAAATGGATCGCTAAACGTTGTCAGCAGTTATCTGCTTTTATTCGCTGCTCAACATTACCTAAAAATCAGGAGTTAATGAACTTGCAAACTAAG ACTTGTCAGACAGGTGTAATTATCCAACCAACCAATAGCCAGGCACTCTGCCTGTTAGGGAATGCTCAACTAGCTTTCTATGATAACCAGCCTAGCTCAGTTGAAAGCAAGACTAGCCTACAGCAGGCTCAGTTATCATTCAGAGCTAGCATTGCACAAGAGGGGCAGCCAATTGCCGGAGGAGACATACCAAAGCAGTTAAAAG ATCAAGAATGGTGGAAGCTGAAAGAGAAGGAAAAGGAAGAAAAAGCTGCTGCAGTGACAGCAAAGACAAAACCGGCAACAAGAGGTGGTCTGGCGTCAAGAGGAGGGGTAACAAAACCTGTTGGAAGAGGTAGGGGTGCTACAGCTAGCAAAGTAACACCAA ctaGCGGAACTAAGGTGACTCCGGTTAGGGGTGCAGCAGCAGCAAATCGAGGGAAACCAGCCCCTGCTAAAGCAGCATTACCAAATAAGAGTACTGCAGCAAAAGCAGCTACTAGGGGTACTGTGACTAAAACAACTGCTAACAGGGGAGGACCTGCCAAGGGCTCAGCTACAGCAATATCTAAGCAACAGGCTACGGATAAAAAAGAag AACCAATGCCAGCAAGCACAGTACCTGCTAACACTCCTTTGAACAGGATAAGTTACCAGCCAAGACTAGGCTTAGCAAGAGTGCTAGCCAAAGAAAATGAGGACAGTGAAGAATCACATATGTTGTATAATGACATCATTATAATGGCACCCCAG cTTCATGATGCCTATATAGAACTCGCTGATCTTCTAATCAAGAAAGACCAAATGAAAGCGGTAGATGTTTATTCCCGGTTCCCCTTCCCAGAATCCTCCTCATTTGACGATGCATACATACACGGAGAGATCGTGCGAATACTGATGAAGAACCAGAAATTTGATGACCCTCGATTAGAACCTCATCTGATCGCATGGGGCCGAGTGATGGGAATAG GTTGTTTAGAAAAGTATGTAGAGATTCTGgagtcaaagttcaagaatGAGTTACTAAAGAATGTGTACGCTGGTGTCAACTATAAAGATGTCAATGACCCTGACTTACAAGCTTTCTTTAAATTCAAAATGTGGCTCTAA